The Macaca fascicularis isolate 582-1 chromosome 1, T2T-MFA8v1.1 genome includes a window with the following:
- the LOC123567609 gene encoding pancreatic alpha-amylase-like produces MKFFLLLLTIGFCWAQYSPNTQQGRTSIVHLFEWRWADIALECERYLAPKGFGGVQVFPSNENVAIHNPSRPWWERYQPVSYKLCTRSGNEDEFRNMVTRCNNVGVRIYVDAVINHMCGNAVSAGTSSTCGSYFNPGSRDFPAVPYSGWDFNDGKCKTSSGDIENYNDATQVRDCRLSGLLDLALEKDYVRSKIAEYMNNLIDMGVAGFRLDASKHMWPGDIKAILDKLHNLNSNWFPQGSKPFIYQEVIDLGNEPIKSSDYFGNGRVTEFKYGAKLGTVIRKWNGEKMSYLKNWGEGWGFMPSDRALVFVDNHDNQRGHGAGGASILTFWDARLYKMAVGFMLAHPYGFTRVMSSYHWPRNFQNGNDVNDWVGPPNNNGVIKEVTINPDTTCGNDWVCEHRWRQIRNMVAFRNVVDGQPFTNWYDNGSNQVAFGRGNKGFIVFNNDDWSFSSTLQTGLPAGTYCDVISGDKIDGNCTGIKIYVSNDGKAQFSISNSAEDPFIAIHVESKL; encoded by the exons ATGAAGttctttctgttgcttttaaCCATTGGGTTCTGCTGGGCTCAGTATTCCCCAAATACACAACAAGGACGGACATCTATCGTTCATCTGTTTGAATGGCGATGGGCGGATATTGCTCTTGAATGTGAGCGATATTTAGCTCCCAAGGGATTTGGAGGGGTTCAG GTCTTTCCATCAAATGAAAATGTTGCAATTCACAACCCTTCAAGACCTTGGTGGGAAAGATACCAACCAGTTAGCTATAAATTATGCACAAGATCTGGAAATGAAGATGAGTTTAGAAACATGGTGACTAGATGTAACAATGTTGGG GTTCGTATTTATGTGGATGCTGTAATTAATCATATGTGTGGTAATGCTGTGAGTGCAGGAACAAGCAGTACTTGTGGAAGTTATTTCAACCCTGGAAGTAGGGACTTTCCAGCAGTCCCATATTCTGGATGGGATTTTAATGATGGTAAATGTAAAACTTCAAGTGGAGATATTGAGAACTATAATGATGCtactcag GTCAGAGATTGTCGTCTGAGTGGTCTTCTTGATCTTGCGCTGGAGAAGGATTATGTGCGTTCCAAGATTGCCGAATATATGAACAATCTCATTGACATGGGAGTTGCAGGGTTCAGACTTGATGCTTCCAAGCACATGTGGCCTGGAGACATAAAAGCAATTTTGGACAAACTGCATAATCTCAACAGTAACTGGTTTCCTCAAGGAAGTAAACCTTTCATTTACCAGGAG GTAATTGATCTGGGTAATGAGCCAATTAAAAGCAGTGACTACTTTGGAAATGGCCGGGTGACAGAATTCAAGTATGGTGCAAAACTCGGCACAGTTATTCGCAAGTGGAATGGAGAGAAGATGTCTTACTTAAA gaaCTGGGGAGAAGGTTGGGGTTTCATGCCTTCTGACAGAGCACTTGTCTTTGTGGATAACCATGACAATCAACGAGGACATGGGGCTGGAGGAGCCTCTATTCTTACCTTCTGGGACGCCAG GCTGTATAAAATGGCAGTTGGATTTATGCTTGCTCATCCTTATGGATTTACACGAGTAATGTCAAGCTACCATTGGCCAAgaaattttcaaaatggaaac GATGTTAATGATTGGGTTGGGCCACCAAATAATAATGGAGTAATTAAAGAAGTTACTATTAATCCAGACACTACTTGTGGCAATGACTGGGTCTGTGAACATCGATGGCGCCAAATAAG GAACATGGTTGCTTTCCGCAATGTAGTGGATGGTCAGCCTTTTACAAACTGGTATGATAATGGGAGCAACCAAGTGGCTTTTGGAAGAGGAAACAAAGGATTCATTGTTTTCAACAATGATGACTG gTCATTTTCTTCAACTTTGCAAACTGGTCTTCCTGCTGGCACATACTGTGATGTCATTTCTGGAGATAAAATTGATGGCAATTGCACAGGCATTAAAATCTACGTTTCTAATGATGGCAAAGCTCAATTTTCTATTAGTAACTCTGCTGAAGATCCATTTATTGCAATTCATGTTGaatctaaattataa